In Serinus canaria isolate serCan28SL12 chromosome 5, serCan2020, whole genome shotgun sequence, the following proteins share a genomic window:
- the ERH gene encoding enhancer of rudimentary homolog, producing MSHTILLVQPTKRPEGRTYADYESVNECMEGVCKMYEEHLKRMNPNSPSITYDISQLFDFIDDLADLSCLVYRADTQTYQPYNKDWIKEKIYVLLRRQAQQASK from the exons ATG tctcACACAATTCTACTTGTCCAGCCTACCAAGAGGCCAGAAGGCAGAACATATGCTGATTATGAATCGGTGAATGAGTGCATGGAAG GAGTCTGTAAAATGTATGAAGAGCATCTGAAGAGAATGAATCCCAACAGTCCATCCATTACATATGATATCAGCCAATTGTTTGACTTCATTGATGACTTGGCAGACCTCAGCTGTCTTGT TTACCGTGCTGATACTCAGACATACCAACCGTACAACAAAGACTGGATAAAGGAGAAGATCTACGTTCTCCTCCGCAGGCAGGCCCAGCAAGCAAGCAAATAA